From the genome of Gracilinanus agilis isolate LMUSP501 chromosome 2, AgileGrace, whole genome shotgun sequence, one region includes:
- the ANKRD23 gene encoding ankyrin repeat domain-containing protein 23 isoform X2 has protein sequence MDFISIQQLISGERTEGKVPGIRHGVIDPGGWRGGPGLGPLWTVALEKQKLEEEKRKKLETFNNSRLKLESLDDLENLVRKRKEKRLKRRVPPRVPDPPVQQPVDLETFLKAAVENQELLIDKYLADGGDPDAHDMFHRTALHWASLKGHSQIVDKLLEAGAMVDARDMLDRTPLFWACRGGHLDILKKLLNQGAKVNARDKIWSTPLHVVVRTGHCDCLEHLIACGAQIDTQDKEGDTALHEAVRHGRYKAMKILLLYGASLGVRNAEAMTPVQLARDWQRGIQETLRAYVGHPRTRC, from the exons ATGGATTTCATCAGCATTCAGCAGTTG ATAAGTGGTGAGAGGACTGAGGGTAAAGTTCCAGGGATCAGACATGGAGTCATTGATCCTGGAGGCTGGAGAGGTGGCCCCGGACTAGGTCCTCTCTGGACTGTGGCTTTGGAGAAACAAAagttagaggaagaaaaaaggaagaag CTTGAGACTTTTAACAATTCCAGGCTCAAGCTTGAGAGCCTGGATGACCTGGAGAATTTAGTACGGAAACGAAAAGAAAAGCGCCTAAAACGGAGGGTCCCCCCCAGGGTACCAGATCCCCCAGTTCAG CAGCCTGTGGACCTTGAGACATTTCTGAAGGCAGCTGTTGAAAATCAAGAGCTCCTGATTGACAAGTACCTGGCAGACGGCGGTGACCCTGATGCCCATGACATG TTTCATCGAACAGCCTTACACTGGGCAAGCCTGAAGGGTCATAGCCAGATTGTGGACAAACTACTGGAGGCAGGTGCCATGGTGGATGCTCGAGACATG TTGGACAGGACACCTTTGTTCTGGGCCTGCCGTGGAGGACACCTAGACATCCTTAAAAAGCTGCTCAACCAAGGGGCTAAAGTCAATGCCCGGGACAAG ATCTGGAGTACACCCTTGCATGTGGTTGTTCGAACAGGACACTGTGACTGCCTTGAACACCTTATTGCTTGTGGGGCCCAGATTGATACACAGGATAAG GAGGGAGATACAGCCTTACATGAGGCAGTACGGCATGGCCGTTACAAGGCCATGAAGATATTGCTGCTCTATGGGGCCTCACTGGGTGTTCGAAATGCT GAGGCAATGACACCTGTACAACTAGCACGAGATTGGCAGAGAGGCATCCAGGAAACACTACGGGCCTATGTTGGGCATCCCCGAACTCGTTGCTGA
- the ANKRD23 gene encoding ankyrin repeat domain-containing protein 23 isoform X1: MDFISIQQLISGERTEGKVPGIRHGVIDPGGWRGGPGLGPLWTVALEKQKLEEEKRKKLETFNNSRLKLESLDDLENLVRKRKEKRLKRRVPPRVPDPPVQRQLLSQQQPVDLETFLKAAVENQELLIDKYLADGGDPDAHDMFHRTALHWASLKGHSQIVDKLLEAGAMVDARDMLDRTPLFWACRGGHLDILKKLLNQGAKVNARDKIWSTPLHVVVRTGHCDCLEHLIACGAQIDTQDKEGDTALHEAVRHGRYKAMKILLLYGASLGVRNAEAMTPVQLARDWQRGIQETLRAYVGHPRTRC, translated from the exons ATGGATTTCATCAGCATTCAGCAGTTG ATAAGTGGTGAGAGGACTGAGGGTAAAGTTCCAGGGATCAGACATGGAGTCATTGATCCTGGAGGCTGGAGAGGTGGCCCCGGACTAGGTCCTCTCTGGACTGTGGCTTTGGAGAAACAAAagttagaggaagaaaaaaggaagaag CTTGAGACTTTTAACAATTCCAGGCTCAAGCTTGAGAGCCTGGATGACCTGGAGAATTTAGTACGGAAACGAAAAGAAAAGCGCCTAAAACGGAGGGTCCCCCCCAGGGTACCAGATCCCCCAGTTCAG CGGCAGCTCCTGTCCCAGCAGCAGCCTGTGGACCTTGAGACATTTCTGAAGGCAGCTGTTGAAAATCAAGAGCTCCTGATTGACAAGTACCTGGCAGACGGCGGTGACCCTGATGCCCATGACATG TTTCATCGAACAGCCTTACACTGGGCAAGCCTGAAGGGTCATAGCCAGATTGTGGACAAACTACTGGAGGCAGGTGCCATGGTGGATGCTCGAGACATG TTGGACAGGACACCTTTGTTCTGGGCCTGCCGTGGAGGACACCTAGACATCCTTAAAAAGCTGCTCAACCAAGGGGCTAAAGTCAATGCCCGGGACAAG ATCTGGAGTACACCCTTGCATGTGGTTGTTCGAACAGGACACTGTGACTGCCTTGAACACCTTATTGCTTGTGGGGCCCAGATTGATACACAGGATAAG GAGGGAGATACAGCCTTACATGAGGCAGTACGGCATGGCCGTTACAAGGCCATGAAGATATTGCTGCTCTATGGGGCCTCACTGGGTGTTCGAAATGCT GAGGCAATGACACCTGTACAACTAGCACGAGATTGGCAGAGAGGCATCCAGGAAACACTACGGGCCTATGTTGGGCATCCCCGAACTCGTTGCTGA